A region from the Luteolibacter flavescens genome encodes:
- a CDS encoding sugar transferase — MSTGRKQAFSIQALQLLDAALVWLGFWLASILRDPIREAFGLGKMDRSMLADMSWVLYIAVPFTPLVLEHFGFYEHIRRKSRHKALQQIIKALAVMGLVLGLISVFSRLPEASRLILGLGAPVVAFLLLLRDRITKKRMVILDRDEGRRERVVLAGSPEDLEELIQELDPESIEGWNIVERFDLSSRPVEDLYELLKVETVERVIFATRRTAFDKVAQAVEACELQGVEAWIAASFIRTQIARPVFDSIGNKPMLVLRSTPELSWELLTKEAFDRLGALTLIILSSPLWLIAALGIRLTSPGAPVFFCQKRAGHYGKPFRMWKFRTMVPNAEALLDKIKAEHGNHMEGPVFKLDRDPRVFAFGGWLRKLSIDELPQLLNVLTGDMSLVGPRPLPLYEVAAFSELAHRRRLSVKPGITCEWQAGGRNKITSFEQWVEMDLRYIDNWSLWLDFKILLKTIPAVLFGKGAK, encoded by the coding sequence ATGTCCACCGGACGCAAACAGGCCTTTTCGATCCAGGCGCTCCAGCTTCTGGATGCCGCATTGGTCTGGCTGGGCTTTTGGCTGGCGTCCATCCTGCGCGATCCCATCCGCGAGGCCTTCGGGCTGGGGAAGATGGACCGCTCGATGCTGGCGGACATGAGCTGGGTGCTCTACATCGCCGTGCCCTTTACCCCGCTGGTGCTGGAGCATTTCGGCTTCTACGAGCACATCCGCCGGAAATCCCGCCACAAGGCGCTGCAGCAGATCATCAAGGCGCTGGCCGTGATGGGCCTGGTGCTCGGCCTCATCTCCGTTTTCTCCCGTCTGCCGGAGGCGAGCCGCCTCATCCTCGGCCTTGGTGCGCCGGTCGTCGCCTTCCTGCTGCTGCTGCGCGACCGCATCACCAAGAAGCGCATGGTCATCCTTGATCGCGACGAGGGTCGCCGCGAGCGCGTCGTGCTGGCCGGATCGCCGGAGGACCTCGAAGAGCTGATCCAGGAGCTCGATCCCGAGTCGATCGAAGGCTGGAATATCGTCGAGCGCTTCGACCTTTCCTCCCGCCCCGTGGAGGATCTCTACGAACTCCTGAAGGTGGAGACCGTGGAGCGCGTGATCTTCGCCACCCGCCGCACCGCCTTCGACAAGGTGGCCCAGGCGGTGGAGGCCTGCGAGCTGCAGGGCGTGGAAGCGTGGATCGCCGCCTCCTTCATCCGCACCCAGATCGCGCGGCCCGTTTTCGACTCCATCGGGAACAAACCGATGCTCGTCCTGCGCTCCACGCCGGAGCTGAGCTGGGAGCTTTTGACGAAGGAGGCCTTCGACCGACTGGGGGCGCTCACCCTCATCATCCTCAGCTCGCCGCTGTGGCTCATCGCCGCCTTGGGCATCCGCCTCACCAGTCCGGGGGCTCCGGTTTTCTTCTGCCAAAAGCGTGCCGGGCACTACGGCAAGCCCTTCCGCATGTGGAAATTCCGCACCATGGTGCCGAATGCCGAGGCCCTGCTCGACAAGATCAAGGCCGAGCACGGCAATCACATGGAAGGTCCCGTCTTCAAGCTGGACCGCGACCCGCGCGTCTTTGCCTTCGGCGGCTGGCTGCGGAAGCTGAGCATCGATGAGCTGCCGCAGCTCCTCAATGTCCTGACCGGCGACATGAGCCTGGTCGGCCCGCGCCCTCTGCCGCTCTACGAGGTGGCCGCCTTCTCGGAGCTGGCGCACCGTCGCCGCCTGAGCGTGAAACCCGGCATCACCTGCGAGTGGCAGGCAGGCGGCCGGAACAAGATCACAAGCTTCGAGCAGTGGGTGGAAATGGACCTCCGCTACATCGACAACTGGTCGCTGTGGCTCGATTTCAAGATCCTGCTCAAGACCATTCCGGCCGTCCTTTTCGGCAAGGGCGCGAAGTAA
- a CDS encoding aspartate-semialdehyde dehydrogenase — MSEPKHVAIVGATGAVGEEMLLCLEQRNFPVGKLTLLASARSAGKRIPFRGEEIVVQELTHDSFAGVDIALFSAGGGISKEFGPSAAAAGAVVIDNSSAFRMDEGVPLVVPEINPAAAKDHPKGIIANPNCTTIISLMALAPLHEKFGLKAIIASSYQAVSGSGAQGIVELEEQVKAIATGQPFEPRVYPRQIAFNVIPQVDSFTENGYTKEELKMLNEGRKILGHDDLKVSCTCVRVPVYRSHSVSITAVFEKPIDVEAARAAYAGKPGIQVVDDPENKVFPVPLDTTGKDDCLVGRIRKNLVLDNALDLWVVGDQVRKGAALNAVQIAEIL; from the coding sequence ATGAGCGAACCCAAGCACGTCGCCATCGTAGGCGCCACCGGAGCGGTCGGCGAGGAAATGCTACTCTGTCTCGAACAGCGGAATTTCCCCGTCGGCAAACTGACCTTGCTGGCCTCAGCCCGCTCGGCAGGGAAACGCATCCCGTTCCGCGGCGAGGAAATCGTCGTGCAGGAGCTCACCCACGACAGCTTCGCGGGTGTGGACATCGCGCTGTTTTCCGCAGGCGGCGGCATCTCGAAGGAATTCGGCCCGTCCGCCGCAGCGGCGGGTGCCGTGGTGATCGACAATTCGTCCGCCTTCCGCATGGACGAGGGCGTGCCGCTGGTGGTGCCGGAGATCAATCCGGCCGCCGCGAAGGATCACCCCAAGGGCATCATCGCGAACCCGAACTGCACGACCATCATCTCGCTGATGGCACTCGCGCCGCTGCACGAGAAGTTCGGCCTTAAGGCCATCATCGCGTCGTCTTACCAAGCCGTCTCCGGCTCCGGGGCGCAGGGCATCGTGGAGCTAGAGGAGCAGGTGAAGGCGATTGCCACCGGCCAGCCCTTCGAGCCGCGCGTTTACCCGCGCCAGATCGCTTTCAATGTGATCCCGCAGGTCGATTCCTTCACCGAGAACGGCTACACGAAGGAAGAGCTGAAGATGCTGAACGAGGGCCGCAAGATCCTCGGTCACGACGACCTGAAGGTCTCCTGCACCTGCGTGCGCGTGCCGGTCTATCGCTCGCACTCGGTCTCGATCACGGCGGTCTTTGAAAAGCCCATCGACGTCGAAGCTGCCCGCGCCGCCTACGCCGGCAAGCCGGGCATCCAGGTGGTGGACGATCCGGAAAACAAGGTCTTCCCCGTGCCTCTCGACACCACCGGCAAGGACGACTGCCTCGTCGGCCGCATCCGCAAGAACCTCGTCCTGGACAATGCCCTCGACCTCTGGGTGGTGGGCGACCAGGTCCGCAAGGGCGCTGCGCTCAATGCGGTGCAGATCGCCGAAATCCTCTGA
- a CDS encoding polyprenyl synthetase family protein: MDLKEYLATRAAEVDAALDAFLPKAKEKPGTIHAAMRYSVFAGGKRLRPILCLAAAEACGGDPEAAIPPACAVEVLHTYSLVHDDLPCMDDDDLRRGRPTCHKVYGEGMAVLTGDALLTEAFLILAQTQPAKRYPVGSYVAELALTGGSTRLIGGQVMDLEGEGKKLTKAQLVKIHEAKTAALLTSSIRLGAMTANATEKQLEALSVFGRALGLAFQVIDDILDVTASTEVLGKTAGKDAAVEKATYPAILGLEKSRKEAAKLTKEAMDALLPLGKKAQRLREIADYLLKREY, translated from the coding sequence ATGGATCTCAAGGAATACCTCGCCACCCGCGCTGCCGAAGTCGATGCCGCCCTCGATGCCTTTTTGCCGAAGGCAAAGGAGAAGCCGGGCACCATCCATGCGGCGATGCGCTACTCGGTTTTCGCCGGTGGCAAGCGGCTGCGGCCCATCCTGTGCCTCGCCGCGGCGGAAGCCTGTGGCGGGGATCCGGAGGCGGCCATCCCGCCCGCTTGTGCGGTGGAGGTGCTGCACACCTACTCGCTGGTCCATGACGACCTGCCGTGCATGGACGATGACGACCTGCGCCGCGGTCGCCCGACCTGCCACAAGGTCTATGGCGAAGGCATGGCCGTGCTGACGGGCGATGCCCTGCTGACCGAAGCCTTCCTCATCCTCGCCCAGACCCAGCCGGCCAAGCGCTACCCGGTCGGCAGCTATGTCGCGGAACTCGCGCTGACCGGCGGCTCGACCCGCCTCATCGGCGGCCAGGTGATGGACCTTGAGGGCGAGGGCAAGAAGCTGACGAAGGCGCAGCTCGTGAAGATCCACGAGGCGAAGACGGCAGCGCTGCTGACCAGCTCCATCCGCCTCGGCGCGATGACGGCGAATGCCACCGAGAAACAGCTCGAGGCGTTGAGCGTCTTCGGTCGCGCACTCGGCCTGGCCTTCCAGGTCATCGACGACATCCTCGACGTCACCGCCTCCACCGAAGTCCTCGGCAAGACCGCGGGCAAGGACGCCGCCGTCGAGAAAGCCACCTACCCCGCCATCCTCGGCCTGGAGAAATCCCGCAAGGAAGCTGCCAAGCTGACCAAGGAAGCCATGGATGCCCTCCTCCCGCTCGGCAAGAAGGCGCAGCGCCTCAGGGAAATCGCGGACTACCTGTTGAAGCGGGAGTATTGA
- a CDS encoding HNH endonuclease signature motif containing protein, protein MAISASLRRQVTKRASGRCEYCGLASVGQAATFHLDHVIPQIAGGATELENLALACIHCSLRKGARTSAIDQKTGKVVPLFHPRRDWWSRNFRWSGKQIIGRTSTGRATVDALDLNNPDHLVIRGFEERLGRHPPPDPT, encoded by the coding sequence GTGGCCATTTCCGCAAGTTTGCGGCGGCAAGTCACCAAGCGAGCATCGGGACGATGTGAGTATTGCGGTCTCGCCTCGGTGGGGCAGGCCGCCACGTTTCATCTCGATCACGTCATTCCCCAGATAGCTGGAGGAGCGACCGAATTGGAGAACCTCGCCCTCGCCTGCATCCACTGCTCCCTGCGAAAAGGAGCCCGGACTTCAGCCATCGATCAAAAGACGGGAAAGGTAGTTCCGTTATTCCATCCGCGTCGCGATTGGTGGTCGCGAAACTTCCGTTGGTCGGGAAAGCAAATCATCGGAAGAACATCAACGGGGCGCGCAACGGTCGACGCCCTTGATCTGAACAATCCCGATCATCTGGTAATCCGGGGTTTTGAGGAGCGATTGGGACGACATCCCCCGCCGGACCCCACCTGA
- a CDS encoding RNA polymerase sigma factor, producing the protein MSVFRAFSRSIDSARCDADFRRYVSDGNADAFRRLVERHLPLVQETAARVLGGRAGWIDDVSQDVFLMLARKARQLPPEIVLSAWLHRQSVRRALDVVRSETRRRKREEIADLVPDESPGVDQWSAIAPQLDREMLRLPEQDRQVLILRFMERLTSEEIARRLGLSSAAVRKRVERALAKLRERLVVPLPGAGAGALTVTALAAYLSVPTAKAATASQVTAICSGSLAATAAAPTISLTVLTLMTKSQLCTAGAVVAIGAGAYFAGLGNGSATPREGTDARNDAAHTAAVANDSRASSRQAATSVSLPASKEGKLEMLRKILADPDAVSRSQSLDRFISRLAPEDFGDIASFLTSYPPATDLEREAITSATHLVISAWAQKDPIAALAFFEKSPNLSLVQLIGSIWGARDPEAAIAWARARPAGSVRADRVDPFMSGLISSLASQDIARAKALFAEMPVGVPSRSALPNLIPHLIAEGKEGMQAWLDGLQDDGFRKEATNLIANEIASDDPRAATEWLIERTGGVVDFSDMSVIFTKWMSKDREEALAYYDAQPAGEMRDQTFTAISFQLSGENMSDETIDWMTGRITNQYLPVVHMDKLFARWGEKDPAAAIAYLESQNSAIAAHVSTPFLQGLFNSSPASAAEYLQEHPDRVSPTAVTDVVKRLIVVDPGFVVPYLEGDNITGKSHAAAMVAWLQTKPEDAKAYLDANFETMPEESRKLLYAEDSVNAAIEGKITPRQLDGR; encoded by the coding sequence GTGTCCGTATTCCGCGCCTTTTCCCGATCGATCGACTCCGCCCGCTGCGATGCGGACTTCCGTCGGTATGTGTCGGATGGCAATGCCGACGCCTTCCGCAGGCTCGTGGAGCGCCACCTGCCGCTCGTGCAGGAAACGGCAGCCCGGGTGCTCGGTGGCCGGGCCGGGTGGATCGATGACGTCTCGCAGGACGTCTTCCTGATGCTGGCCCGCAAGGCCCGCCAGCTTCCGCCGGAGATCGTGCTCTCCGCGTGGCTTCATCGTCAGTCCGTCCGCCGGGCGCTGGATGTCGTGCGCTCCGAGACCCGCCGTCGCAAGCGCGAGGAGATCGCCGACCTCGTCCCCGATGAATCCCCGGGCGTGGATCAATGGAGCGCCATCGCCCCGCAGCTTGATCGCGAAATGCTGCGGCTGCCCGAGCAGGATCGTCAGGTGCTGATCCTGCGATTCATGGAACGTCTCACCTCGGAGGAGATTGCCCGCCGCCTCGGCCTGAGCAGCGCCGCCGTGCGCAAGCGCGTGGAGCGCGCGCTGGCGAAGCTTCGCGAGCGCCTGGTCGTTCCTCTTCCAGGGGCAGGTGCCGGTGCCCTCACCGTTACCGCGCTGGCTGCCTACCTCAGCGTGCCCACGGCGAAGGCCGCCACCGCCTCACAAGTCACGGCCATCTGCTCCGGCAGCCTCGCCGCCACAGCCGCCGCACCCACCATTTCCCTTACCGTTCTCACCCTTATGACCAAGTCACAACTCTGCACCGCCGGTGCTGTCGTCGCCATCGGCGCCGGTGCCTACTTCGCCGGCCTCGGCAATGGTTCCGCCACTCCGCGTGAAGGCACGGATGCCCGGAACGATGCTGCCCACACGGCGGCCGTCGCGAACGACTCCCGCGCATCCTCCCGCCAGGCCGCGACCTCCGTTTCCCTGCCCGCCTCGAAGGAAGGCAAGCTGGAGATGCTCCGCAAGATCCTCGCCGATCCGGATGCCGTCTCCAGGAGTCAATCGCTCGATCGCTTCATCTCAAGGCTGGCTCCGGAAGACTTCGGAGACATCGCATCTTTCCTCACGTCCTATCCACCGGCCACGGACCTGGAGCGGGAGGCCATCACCTCGGCTACCCATCTGGTGATCTCGGCGTGGGCGCAGAAGGATCCCATCGCCGCGCTGGCGTTCTTTGAGAAGAGCCCGAATCTCTCCCTCGTCCAGTTGATCGGCAGCATCTGGGGTGCCCGCGATCCCGAGGCTGCGATCGCCTGGGCAAGGGCCCGGCCTGCGGGGTCGGTGCGTGCCGATCGGGTGGATCCCTTCATGTCCGGGTTGATTTCCAGCCTGGCCAGCCAGGACATTGCACGGGCAAAGGCCCTTTTCGCGGAGATGCCCGTGGGCGTGCCGAGCCGGTCTGCCCTGCCGAACTTGATTCCTCACCTCATCGCCGAGGGGAAGGAGGGGATGCAAGCGTGGCTCGACGGGCTTCAGGACGATGGTTTCCGCAAGGAAGCCACCAACCTCATCGCCAATGAAATCGCCAGCGATGATCCCCGCGCCGCCACGGAATGGCTCATCGAGCGCACCGGTGGCGTGGTCGATTTCAGCGACATGAGCGTCATCTTCACGAAGTGGATGTCGAAGGACCGCGAGGAAGCTCTCGCCTACTACGATGCCCAGCCCGCCGGCGAGATGCGCGACCAGACCTTCACCGCCATCTCTTTCCAGCTCTCGGGGGAAAACATGTCCGATGAAACCATCGACTGGATGACCGGACGCATCACCAACCAGTACCTGCCGGTGGTTCACATGGACAAGCTCTTCGCCCGCTGGGGTGAGAAGGATCCCGCTGCAGCCATCGCCTATCTGGAGAGTCAGAATTCCGCCATCGCGGCGCATGTTTCCACGCCCTTCTTGCAAGGCCTCTTCAATTCCAGTCCAGCGTCCGCAGCCGAATACCTGCAAGAGCATCCCGACCGTGTGAGCCCCACCGCCGTGACTGACGTGGTGAAGAGATTGATAGTGGTCGATCCCGGTTTCGTCGTCCCCTACCTCGAGGGCGACAACATCACCGGGAAATCCCATGCCGCCGCGATGGTCGCCTGGCTCCAGACCAAGCCGGAGGACGCGAAGGCCTACCTCGATGCGAACTTCGAAACGATGCCCGAAGAATCAAGGAAGCTCCTCTATGCGGAAGACTCGGTGAACGCAGCCATTGAGGGCAAGATCACACCCCGGCAGCTCGACGGGAGGTGA
- a CDS encoding PLP-dependent aminotransferase family protein: MPTLLPLHQELSGKLAGLIRAGTFPAGSRFPSIRHTSREHRVSISTVMEAYRHLEDEGHIEARPRSGYFVAPPKISTDRFPTTARKASRPLKVGSIVETIMDTAGNPDFVPFGTAAPGDGIVPESKLAVITREVMRKHGAGALRYTPPQGRRELRTALSRRLYDIGLKVAPDEIVTTQGATEGILLALRATTKTGDVVAVESPSYFGTLNLIRDLGLRVIEIPVDPRTGMVIDALAAALKKHTIAACIVQPHFQNPIGSVMPESHKKALADLAEAHDFTIIEDDVYGDLSHDGIRPPSIAIHSDRVIHCGSVSKTIAPGLRVGWLVPGSHLAEIRRLKGIQCPWNGTLSELVIAGFLDAGGYDRHLRRIRGLYAEQCARSREAVLQHFPDYARVNHPAGGFVLWVEMPAGFDSQAFTQAALKKGISLSPGTIFSASGGLNHCFRLSCGFAFGERTLEAIATLGQLAPHHRS; this comes from the coding sequence ATGCCCACGCTACTGCCGCTGCATCAGGAGCTCTCCGGAAAGCTCGCGGGATTGATCCGTGCCGGCACTTTCCCGGCTGGCTCGCGCTTTCCCTCGATCCGCCACACCAGCCGCGAGCACCGCGTGAGCATCTCCACGGTGATGGAGGCGTATCGCCATCTGGAAGACGAGGGCCACATCGAGGCGCGCCCGCGGTCCGGCTACTTCGTCGCGCCGCCGAAGATCTCCACGGATCGCTTTCCCACCACGGCTAGGAAGGCATCCCGGCCGCTGAAGGTCGGCTCGATCGTCGAGACCATCATGGACACCGCGGGGAATCCGGACTTCGTCCCCTTTGGCACGGCGGCACCGGGCGACGGAATCGTGCCGGAGTCAAAGCTGGCGGTGATCACCCGCGAGGTGATGCGCAAGCACGGCGCAGGGGCACTGCGCTATACCCCGCCGCAGGGTCGACGCGAACTCCGCACCGCGCTCTCTCGCAGGCTCTACGACATCGGCCTGAAGGTCGCGCCGGATGAAATCGTCACCACCCAGGGAGCGACCGAGGGCATCCTGCTCGCGCTGCGGGCGACGACGAAGACCGGCGACGTGGTGGCCGTCGAATCGCCCTCCTATTTCGGCACGCTGAATCTGATCCGCGACCTCGGCCTGCGGGTCATCGAGATCCCGGTCGATCCGCGCACCGGCATGGTCATCGACGCCCTCGCGGCTGCATTGAAAAAGCACACCATCGCCGCCTGCATCGTGCAGCCGCATTTCCAGAATCCCATCGGCAGCGTGATGCCGGAGTCTCACAAGAAGGCTCTGGCAGACCTCGCGGAGGCGCACGACTTCACGATCATCGAGGACGATGTGTATGGCGATCTCTCACACGACGGGATACGCCCGCCATCGATCGCGATCCACAGCGACCGCGTGATCCACTGCGGCTCCGTATCGAAGACCATCGCGCCCGGCCTGCGTGTGGGCTGGCTGGTGCCCGGCTCCCATCTCGCGGAGATCCGTCGGCTGAAAGGCATCCAGTGCCCGTGGAATGGCACGCTTTCGGAGCTCGTCATCGCGGGCTTCCTCGATGCCGGTGGCTATGACCGCCACCTGCGGCGCATCCGCGGGCTCTATGCCGAGCAGTGCGCCCGCTCGCGGGAGGCGGTGCTGCAGCACTTTCCCGACTACGCCCGCGTGAATCACCCGGCAGGGGGCTTCGTCCTGTGGGTGGAGATGCCTGCCGGATTTGACTCGCAGGCATTCACCCAGGCCGCGCTGAAGAAGGGCATCAGCCTCTCGCCCGGCACGATCTTCTCCGCATCCGGCGGGCTGAATCACTGCTTCCGCCTGAGCTGCGGCTTCGCCTTCGGAGAGCGCACGCTGGAAGCCATCGCCACTCTCGGCCAACTCGCACCACATCACCGCTCATGA
- a CDS encoding DMT family transporter: MNASRRMVLADATGTSTATAWGNGLAGIVIFSGSLPATRLAVADFSPIFLTSARAVIAALLGSACLFALRQNRPTRADLLPLAIVALGVVVGFPLLTALALQHITAAHSVVFIGLMPLSTAIFGVLRGGERPKPAFWLFSITGAVTVAGFAFSRGGAGVLTGDLLMIASILLCGLGYAEGATLSRRLGGWQVISWALVLALPVMAGIAWFTLPSAWGGIGLPAWLGLGYVSVFSMLIGFVFWYRALALGGIAGVGQLQLLQPFLGLLLAALLLHEAVAWTMVASTLVVVLCVAGAKRFA, translated from the coding sequence ATGAATGCTTCCCGTAGAATGGTGCTTGCGGACGCCACCGGTACATCCACCGCGACAGCGTGGGGAAACGGGCTGGCGGGCATCGTGATCTTCAGCGGCTCCCTGCCCGCCACGCGATTGGCAGTGGCGGATTTCTCACCGATCTTCCTGACGTCGGCGCGCGCGGTGATCGCGGCATTGCTCGGCTCGGCTTGTCTGTTTGCCCTCCGCCAGAATCGTCCGACACGGGCGGACCTGCTGCCACTGGCCATCGTGGCGCTGGGCGTGGTCGTCGGCTTCCCCCTGTTGACGGCGCTGGCCCTGCAGCACATCACGGCGGCGCACTCGGTCGTCTTCATCGGACTGATGCCGCTTTCCACGGCCATCTTCGGCGTGCTGCGCGGCGGCGAGCGGCCGAAGCCCGCCTTCTGGCTCTTCTCGATCACGGGCGCGGTGACCGTGGCTGGATTCGCCTTTTCACGCGGCGGTGCGGGGGTGCTCACGGGCGATCTGCTGATGATCGCCTCCATCCTCCTGTGCGGGCTCGGCTATGCGGAAGGAGCCACGCTTTCACGGAGGCTCGGTGGCTGGCAGGTCATCTCTTGGGCGCTGGTGCTGGCGCTGCCGGTGATGGCGGGGATCGCGTGGTTCACCTTGCCCAGCGCGTGGGGCGGCATCGGGCTCCCGGCATGGCTTGGCCTCGGCTACGTCTCGGTCTTCAGCATGCTCATCGGATTTGTCTTCTGGTACCGCGCATTGGCGCTGGGCGGCATCGCCGGGGTCGGCCAGTTGCAATTGCTCCAGCCTTTCCTGGGCCTGCTGCTTGCAGCGCTGCTGCTGCACGAGGCGGTGGCATGGACGATGGTCGCCTCCACGCTGGTGGTCGTTTTGTGCGTTGCGGGAGCGAAGCGCTTCGCCTGA
- a CDS encoding FMN-binding negative transcriptional regulator — translation MYIPPHFEESRPEEIERIIREHPLGTVTYHTPSGPDAVHIPFVLRRSGDGNGTLHSHVARKNPIWQQVAEGGEVLVIFHGTQAYISPNWYPSKHETHRMVPTWNYQVVHVRGTIRFITDPKSLRASVALLTHANETRVQEEKPWSLGDAEPGYVAGLLEEIVGVEITISGMTGISKLSQNRDRRDKDGVVNSLCQRGESAMADAIEKAWPGDKD, via the coding sequence ATGTACATCCCGCCCCATTTCGAAGAGTCGCGTCCGGAGGAGATTGAAAGGATCATCCGGGAGCACCCGCTCGGCACGGTCACCTATCACACGCCTTCCGGTCCGGATGCCGTCCACATTCCCTTCGTGCTGCGGAGGAGCGGCGACGGGAACGGAACGCTGCACTCCCACGTGGCGAGGAAGAACCCCATCTGGCAGCAGGTCGCGGAGGGCGGCGAAGTGCTGGTGATCTTCCACGGCACGCAGGCCTACATCTCGCCGAACTGGTATCCCAGCAAGCACGAGACGCACCGCATGGTGCCGACATGGAATTACCAGGTGGTCCACGTCCGCGGAACCATCCGCTTCATCACAGATCCGAAGTCGCTGCGCGCCTCCGTGGCCCTCCTGACGCACGCGAATGAGACCCGCGTCCAAGAGGAAAAGCCCTGGTCGTTGGGCGACGCCGAACCCGGCTACGTCGCCGGATTGCTGGAAGAGATCGTGGGGGTGGAAATCACCATCTCCGGGATGACCGGGATTTCGAAACTCAGCCAGAACCGCGACCGGCGGGACAAGGACGGCGTCGTGAACTCGCTCTGCCAGCGCGGCGAGTCCGCCATGGCAGACGCGATTGAAAAAGCATGGCCCGGGGACAAGGATTGA
- a CDS encoding VF530 family protein has product MSEEEQKPETAPREHPRDPLHGVTLETIVRTLQERYGWEEMGRRIRVRCFLENPSIKSSLTFLRKTPWAREKVEGWYLWDLRRAKQGG; this is encoded by the coding sequence ATGAGCGAGGAGGAGCAAAAACCCGAGACCGCACCGCGCGAGCACCCGCGCGATCCTCTCCACGGCGTGACGCTGGAGACCATCGTCCGCACGCTGCAGGAGCGCTACGGCTGGGAGGAAATGGGTCGCCGCATCCGCGTCCGGTGCTTTCTGGAAAACCCCAGCATCAAATCCAGCCTCACCTTCCTGCGGAAGACACCGTGGGCACGCGAGAAGGTGGAAGGCTGGTACTTGTGGGACCTGCGCCGGGCGAAGCAGGGCGGCTGA
- a CDS encoding DUF5069 domain-containing protein, producing MPRFPRSAYDETGGLVYFPRMCDKIRLHGAGELGKDYHGYLGKGFDGRLCGFLRVDYEAVKARVLGGASDEETLAWCLENGRGLEAIDYLVWNGFARKRGWRDEDGGSEFFGKAKADGGFGAHDDLMTMFDFYEYDEGRKP from the coding sequence GTGCCCAGATTTCCCCGCAGCGCCTACGATGAGACCGGCGGATTGGTCTATTTCCCCCGCATGTGCGACAAGATCCGCCTGCATGGCGCCGGGGAGCTCGGAAAGGATTACCACGGCTATCTGGGCAAGGGCTTCGATGGCCGGCTCTGCGGATTCCTCCGCGTGGACTACGAGGCGGTGAAGGCCCGGGTGCTCGGTGGCGCGAGCGACGAGGAGACGCTGGCTTGGTGCCTGGAAAACGGCCGGGGACTGGAAGCCATCGACTACCTCGTGTGGAATGGCTTCGCTCGGAAGCGCGGCTGGCGGGATGAGGATGGTGGCTCGGAATTCTTCGGGAAAGCCAAGGCTGACGGGGGATTCGGCGCGCACGACGATCTCATGACGATGTTCGACTTCTACGAATACGACGAGGGCCGAAAGCCATGA
- a CDS encoding DUF1294 domain-containing protein: MNGSPSNQASTSGGGELTGKLVQWDDAKGFGWVEHEGKQAFAHIKEFTTRQRRPRKGDEVIYRLGMDAQGRACAKGISLKVTGGRIGVGAWILLGVLLVLPLFSSEYLPVPKWVVPAWLIVASAIAWHLYRSDKDRAGQNQWRIPEAELHLISLLGGWPGAFLAQRRLRHKTRKPWFQFIFILTIALHQVAAVEVILGGAFSRRIWMEISEAIR; encoded by the coding sequence ATGAACGGATCACCCTCAAATCAGGCCTCCACCTCCGGTGGTGGCGAGCTGACCGGCAAGCTTGTCCAGTGGGATGATGCGAAGGGCTTCGGTTGGGTGGAGCATGAGGGGAAGCAGGCCTTTGCACACATCAAGGAATTCACCACCCGCCAGCGTCGCCCAAGGAAGGGCGATGAGGTGATCTACCGCCTCGGCATGGACGCGCAGGGCCGGGCTTGCGCGAAAGGCATCTCGCTGAAGGTGACGGGCGGGCGGATTGGCGTTGGCGCGTGGATCCTGCTCGGCGTGCTGCTGGTGCTGCCGCTTTTCTCCAGCGAGTATCTGCCGGTTCCGAAATGGGTGGTGCCCGCATGGCTCATCGTGGCCTCAGCAATCGCATGGCATCTCTACCGCAGTGACAAGGACAGGGCCGGGCAGAATCAATGGCGCATCCCGGAAGCCGAGCTCCATCTGATCTCGCTGCTTGGCGGCTGGCCCGGTGCCTTCCTCGCGCAGCGGAGACTGCGCCACAAGACGCGGAAGCCTTGGTTCCAGTTCATCTTCATCCTCACCATCGCGCTCCATCAGGTCGCCGCGGTCGAGGTCATCCTCGGTGGTGCCTTCTCCCGCCGGATTTGGATGGAGATCAGCGAGGCAATCCGGTGA